The window CAAGAAAGGTTTCCGTCAGCCGACATTACAGCCATAGATTTCTCGCCTGAAATGATCTCTGTCGCCGCTCGCAAATTAAACAGGAAAAAAAAGGTCAGGCTATTTGTTAATGATGCAGAGGGGTTTATTCCGGAAAACGGAAAAAGATACGATCTGATTACTTCAAATTCCACCTTTCAATGGTTTGCGGATTTAAAGAAAGGATTGGAACACTACCATGAGCTGCTCACCAACAGAGGTATGATTGTTTTTTCAATGATGGGGCCTGAAACATTCTATGAGCTTTATGAAATAATGAAGGGTATATATCCAGGAAAAGTAAATATGGCGGCGCAATATTTTATGCAACATGATGATGTGAAATCTCTTTTGCACACGGTTTTTAAAAAAGTCAAAATAAGCGAAACCCTGTTTACAAGAAGACATGATAATATCCTTGATCTGTTAAGGACAATAAAACATACCGGAGTAAATATTAGAAGGAACGGAGACCGTATTCTGTTTACTCCGGCGCTTCTTGAAAAGGCTGAAAATGCTTATATAAAAAGGTTTGGGGCAATAAGGGTAAGTTATCAGGTTTTTTTATGTGAGGCCGGCTACATTGAGAATTATTAATTTTAAATGTTAAATTTTGAATTAAAAGGGGATGTTTTGCAAAGGTCTCGTGGACGGTCTATGAAAAATAAAAGCTTATTTATTACAGGCACCAATACAGGCATAGGCAAAACCGTTATATGCGGCTGCCTGGCCAGGTACTTGAGCCGCAAAGGTATTAACGTCGGGATTCAAAAATGGGTAAGCACCGGAAACAGGAATACCTCGGATGACATGGATTGTTGTCTCTCGATGCTTGGAAGGGAAAAGGAAGATATTGACAACCCCTTGCTTTTACACCCATATACATTCGATTTTCCAGCCTCTCCGCATCTTGCCGCAGAAATGGAAGGGAAAGAGATTGATATTAATAAGATTGCAGAAAGCTATCATACGCTTGTGCAAAGACACGATCTTCTTATAGTCGAAGGGGTGGGTGGCGTCCTGGTTCCTCTTACCCAAGACCGTCTTCTGATCGATCTTGTGGCAGATCTTGCAATTCCGGTCTTAATTGTTACTGATAGCGGTTTAGGCACAATCAACCATACCCTTCTTACCATCGAGGCCCTGACAAAAAGAGGCATCCCGATATTAGGCATGGTCTTTAATTTTGCAGGAAAAGAGAATAAAATAATAGAAGCAGATAATATAAAAACTATTTCCAGGATAGGGAAAAGACCATCGTTTGGATCATTATCCAGGGTCGATTCAACGGAAGCGTTAATCGCTGAATTTGAACCTATAGGGAAAAATATTCTGAAAGCGCTAAATAGATCATGGGAGCATATAATATTATGAGTTTTGACTTATTGGAAAAAGACAGAAAATATATCTGGCATCCTTATACCCAGATGAAAGATTATGAAAAGGAATATCCTGTCCTGATTGAAAAGGGGGAGGGTTGCCGTCTTTACGACCATGAAGGGAATGTCTATTATGACACCATCTCTTCCTGGTGGTGTAACGTCCACGGACACAATCATCCCTATATCCGGTCCGCGATAAAGAAACAGCTTTCCGAGCTTGATCATGTTCTCTTTGCCGGGTTTACCCATAAGAATGCAATATTGCTTGCAGAAAGTCTGGTTCAATGTTCCCCTGAAAATCTTAGCAAAGTCTTCTATTCAGACAACGGGTCCACCGCCTGCGAGGTAGCCCTGAAAATGTCATTCCAGTTTTGGAAAAATAAAGGGCAGGAAAAAAAGGAGAAATTTATCGGGCTTGAAAACGGATATCACGGCGACACTGTCGGAGCGATGAGCGTCGGCGGGATCTCGGTCTTTCATCAAACATTTGCTCCCCTCCTTTTCCCTGCATTTAAGATACCTTCTCCCTACTGTTACCGATGTCCGTGCGCTAAGAAACGGGAAACTTGCGCCATAGAGTGTGTTGATCCACTGGAGGAACTTCTTAAGGAACATAACAATGAGATCGCGGGGATCATCCTTGAGCCTATGATGCAGGGATCAGGCGGATTTATTATCTATCCTGTTGAATATCTTAAAAGGGTTTCAGAACTTGCCGATGCATACAATATCCATCTGATAGTGGATGAGGTTGCCACCGGTTTCGGAAGGACAGGAAAAATGTTTGCGGTGGAACATGCGGATGTTAAGCCGGATTTTATGTGCCTGTCAAAAGGGATAACCAACGGGACCCTTCCCCTTGCCGCTACCCTGACGACCGACGCGATATACGACGCCTTTTATGCTGATTATACCAGCAACATGACCTTTTATCACGGTCACACCTATACAGCCAACCCGTTAAGCACTGCCGCAGGATTCGCCTCTTTAGAGGTTTTTAAAAAAGAGAAGACCCTGGAAAATGCAGCGGCAAAAATTGTAACTTTTCACAGGATCATCCAAAAATTCAGAGAGATTCCGATTGTGGGTGATGTAAGATATATAGGGATGGTAGCAGCCTTCGAACTTGTAAGAAATAGACAAACCAAAGAACCGTTCTCCTTTGAAGACAGGATAGGATTGTCGGTTTACAAAAAAGGGCTGAAAAACGGATTGATCCTTCGCCCATTGGGGAATGTCATATATCTCTTTCTTCCGCTCTGTGTAACAGAAGAAGAGTTGATGGATATAATAGATCGGACATACGGTGTGCTTGCGTCATTAGCGGTTTAAGGCTTTTAAGGCAACACAGCTTTTGGATTCCAGTCTCCGGGAATCTTTTGTCCGGTCTCTTCGCCTAATTTTATCTTTCTTTCCTTTAAACCCGGCCGGGCAAATTCCATATGCCCTTCATTTAAAGTCCGGCCATTGATTATAGCCTCGGAGCGGAGTCTCCGTCCAATTGTCTTTTCCATCTGCCTGCCAAGCCACAGGATGCGGTCAACATCATATCCATGCTCGATGCCCATCTCGTCAATCTGTACCAGCGTATCCTCAAGTGTAATTAGACCCACATATCTGGGATCTTTATAATAATATTCTCCGGTTCCTTTGGTGGGGCAGTCGTCCATGAAGTTTGCCGGCTGCCCGCCAAGGCCTCCCAGGGTTGCCTCAAAGCTTGTAATTCCTGCCTGCAATGCAGCCAGAACAGATGCCGACGCTGTGCGCTTTGTTTCATGGAAATGGGCGATATGGAGTGCAGCGTCGGGAATTTCATCAAGTGTCCTGGAAAAATAACGGTAAACATCAGGAGCTGAAGCGCTGCCGTCATGGTCCGCATGTTCAATGTCATGGGCTCCGATTTCCAGCCATCGTTTTGCAAATTCCACTGCCTCCTTCATGTCCTTAGCCCCGCCAATTGGACTCCCCCAGATAGTGCTGACCGTTCCGCACATCTTCATTCCCGCATCATTGCATTTTTTAATGCAACGCTCCGCCTCTTTCCAGTATTCGGGAAGCGTTGTCCCTGAGTTTGCAAAATGATGCTCTTCTTCCGTAGAAACCATCATCAGAAGACGATCAGGCCCAACCCCCTTTTTTCTTAGTGAAATAGCGCGATCAACCGCTGTTTCGCGGATCGTAATCGCTGTAAAGCAGATATCGTCATAATTAACCCCCTTTCTTTCACATTGTTTTTTAAACCGGTCCCCTTTAAGGTGTTTAAACAAATCTTCAGCATCCCTGAACTGAGGCATTGAAAATGAGCTTCCAAGATTAGTTACTTCAATATGCCTGCAGCCCGCGAATATCAGCTCTTCAAGATAAAATATCTTTGCCGCAGTGGAAATGAATTTTTCTTCATGCTGAAAACCGTCCCTAATCGTTATGTCGCCGATAGTTACCTTTCCGGGCATTTTGGGAAAAATCTTCCAAAAATCATATTCAGTCATATCAAGGGCTCCTTTCTAAAAGGCTTTTACCACAGATCACAGAGGTTTTCTATAAAAAAACTGTAACAGGATCTCCGCTTTGCTCCGACAAGCTGCGGGGAATGCGCTCGCTATTGCGATTCAGCCACCGATCTACGCTGATCATTACTGATATCCCCCTAACGGCAAAAGTTGTATTTGGAGACAGTATACGTAAATGGTTATGCTATTATCGGGTTTACTTATAATCTCTTTTTTTCTTGACAGAACATCCAATATGATTATTTTTGATAAACAGAGTAATAAATAATTAAAGCAAGCTTGTTCGGAATATAAAATCAACCCAATATAATAAGGAGGTGTTATTATGACTCTCGTTAGATGGGATCCTTTCAGAAATGTAGCAACCTTGCAAGACCGTATTAATCGTATGTTTGATGAAAGCTTTCTCCGTTCAAAGGACTTTGATGATGAGGTTAGCCTGGCTTCGTGGAAGCCCACGGTAGACATTTATGACACTGATGACGCTATTATTCTCAAAGTTGAACTTCCCGGAGTAGATAAAGAAAAAGTTACTGTTGATGTTAATGATAATGTATTGACTCTTAAGGGTGAACGATCCATTGACAAAGAGATTAAGGAAGAAAACTACTGCCGCAGGGAAAGAAGTTTTGGTTCATTTCACAGATCTTTTACGCTGCCGACAGCTGTAAATCCCGAGGATATCAAGGCGACCTATAAAGACGGGATCCTTACGGTCGAAGTTCCAAAACCGGAAGAAAAGAAACCAAAACAAATAACCATAGATATAAAATAATTACCGGCACATAGCTGAAATACAGTTCATCCTCAAAGGCAGGGTCTTTAACAGGTCCTGCCTTTATTTTTCCAGCGACAAAAGATCAAGGCAATCTTGAGTAAAGTTCTAAAGCTTCTATCATCAGAAAAATGGCATCAGAAAAATGGAAAAACATATGAAAGGCCAGCTGCTCAAATTAAACAGAGAATATACATTCTTGACAATTAAAACTCAGATGTGTTTTTTATCTAATTTGTAAAAGTTCACCACAGAAGGGCAGGTGGTTTCACTGAAGGTGTAACCAAAAGGAAAATGTATGAATGAATTGTCTGTAAGGACTTGCGTATCAAGTTCCGGTGAATTTATTTATGGCATTCACAAGCCTGATTACACGGTTGTCAATCTCAGAGAAAAAGATCACATAACAACGCTTGGACATATTAACGGCAAAACTGCTGTTGAAAACAAAATTAACTTTCCGGCAAATGATGTAAAAATTGATAACGCAGACTGGGTATTCGAGATCTCCAACCCGTTTCCTTTTATGGGCGCAACTTTTATATTAAAGTCAAGCGCCGACAAAAGAATAGAAAATGCAAACCCCTTTGATATTATTAACAAATATAAATCTTCGAAATTAAAAGCCCATATAAATGAGTTTGAAGACAATGACCCGCTTACTATATCATTGGGCCGAATGTCCACAGACGCGGACCTGCTTATCGAGTTAGCCCAAAAGTCGTGCTTGTTTGAGTTTGATCCACATACAGGAGAGCCTGCCGGCATTCAATATGAAAAAACAAAAAATGGGGGGGTTCAACAGGCAATTAAAAATCGCCATTTGTTTGAAATCGTATCCAACAATCCTTTTTTACCTGATACTTATAAGCAGGCAATGGTACTTATTCCAGGCATCCAGGGCCCCAATAAAATCGTGGGAGAGTATAAAAAGTCTGCGGGCACTCATATCTGGGAATATCTGAGAGAAAACAGTTATATCCCATGGGGACATTATGCAGCAAACATGGCACATGATTCCATCAGGTATAAAATCAAAGCACTTAAGAAAGAGGATTTGATCGGTCTCAGGCATTTATACTACCAGAGGGTTTACACACAGGTTGCCCAGAGTCTGGAAATTCCCATTCCCGCAAAAAAACGCAGTTTCACAGAAGAGGAGTTAGAGTCTTTGCGGATACATCTTCTTAAAACCATAAAACATCATGAAGATGATAAAAATAATTTACCCTTTAACGCATCAATGTGGGGATGGAATTTCGGATTTGATCTGTCTCCTTCAGGATATCGGCTCAATGCATCTCACCAGCAAATACACCAGCAATTTGCGATAGTGCCCAAATATACTCCGGGTTTTATCAATGGGAAAAATGATGAAAGCCACACTTTATTTTCAACCTATACTCAAGGAGATGAAGTAGCTCGCTTCTGCCGCGGGTTCAGAAATAGTACCGGCAAAAACTTCTTTGAAACATACATTAATGCCATAGAAAATAACAGGAGAATGGATGGCAGAAAAGACAGGGCAAAAAGCCTTGTCTTCTATCAGGACGAAAACATCATGGCTTTTGTACCCAAAGCCCAGCGCTCTCAGGGAGAAGTACAGATTATGACCACAGCAAAGTGCGGCAATATTCTTGAGGCGGATTCTACGGTGAGGAGGTCTCTGGACACGGCTATTTTGACAACCGTAAGGATGCTGGAAAAATTGGGTGTGGAAATGATGATTTGTTACGAAACATCCAAGAGATTTGATAATCCGGACAATGACCATCGGCTTATGTACACTTTTATTCCCCGTCATCCTAAATCGCCGGGGACTTACAGTCAGTGGCTATATCGCTGGATTATCGGGCATTATCCCGAAGACTTCGCTCATGCCTGCAACAAGGCCGTTAATCAGGGATTTTGATATCCGGCTTGAAAAACCTGCTCCCCATGCGCCTGTCTCAATGTACAGACATACCGACTCTTAAACCCAGATATTAACTTGGCAGCCTCGAAAAAGAACAGGTCGAAAAGAGAGGTTCGGACGCTTTCAATACAACCGGAAGTTGATTGCAACCCTTGCTATTAATAACATATTATGGCATATTAATATAATTTTGATTGTTTACCCTCCTTGAACCAGCTTTATTGATAAAGGCATTATGTAGAAAATGGACAAGAAATACGATCCAAAAACCGTTGAATCAAAGTGGCAATCCTGTTGGGATGAGAAAGGGCTGTTTAAGTGTAAAGAGGATCCTGACAGGGAAAAGTATTATATTCTTGAGATGTTTCCCTATCCTTCAGGCAAGATACACATGGGTCATGTCAGAAACTACACCATAGGGGATGTGGTCGCAAGATATAAAAGAATGCGGGGATTTAATGTTCTGCATCCAATGGGATGGGATGCTTTTGGAATGCCCGCGGAAAACGCCGCTATTGCAAACAATACCCATCCTGCCGGATGGACATACGATAATATCAAGTCGATGCGATCTCAGCTGAAGCGCATAGGTTTCAGCTATGACTGGGACAGGGAAATAGCTACCTGCAGGCCCGAATATTACAGGTGGGAACAGTGGCTGTTTTTAAAGATGTATGAAAAAGGGATGGTATATAGAAAGGAGTCTTTTGTAAACTGGTGCAATACCTGTAAAACTGTTCTTGCCAATGAGCAGGTAGAGGCCGGCATGTGCTGGAGATGCGGGAAACCGGTTCGCCAGAAAAAGCTCTGGCAATGGTTTTTCCGTATAACCGATTATGCAGAAGATTTGCTTGCTTATTGCGACAAGCTTTCCGGCTGGCCTGACAAGGTCATCACCATGCAGAAAAACTGGATCGGCAAGAGCATAGGCGCACAGATAAGATTCCCGATTGAAAATGCCGAAGATAATTCAGACAAGATTATACCTGTATTTACAACCCGTCAGGATACGGTTTTCGGAGCAACCTTCATGTGTCTTGCCCCTGAGCATCCGCTTGTGCCAGGGCTTTCAAAAGGCACCGGCCAGGAAGATAAGGTTGGAGAGTTTGTGGAACGGATGTCAATGCAGGATAGATCTGACAAGGCTGTTGAAAGTTATGAAAAGGAAGGGGTTTTTACCGGTTCATATTGCATAAATCCATTGAGCAACAGGCGCATGCCTATATATACAGCTAATTTTGCTCTCATGGAATATGGCACAGGCGCTGTTATGTCGGTGCCGGCACACGACCAGCGTGATTTTGAATTTGCCAAAAAATACGGTCTTGACATTATTGTTGTTGTAAAGCCTTTTGATAAGGACCTTGATGCAGACTCCATGACCGAAGCATATACAGGTGAAGGGGTTATGGTCAATTCCAGCCGGTTTGACGGCATGAACAACAAAAAAGCCCTTGATGAAATCGCCTCTTTTCTTGACGAAAAGGGCTTTGGAGAAAAAACAGTCAACTTCAGATTAAGGGATTGGGGTGTTTCCAGACAGCGTTACTGGGGAGCCCCCATTCCCATGGTTTATTGCAATAAATGCGGGGTTGTTCCCGTCCCTGAAGAGGATCTTCCGGTTGTATTGCCTGAGGAGGCTGATCTTTTGCCAGGAGGAAGGTCGCCGCTCGCAGGTCTTGATTATTTTGCAAGAACCAGGTGCCCGAAGTGCGGCAGCCCGGACGCAAAAAGAGAAACCGATACAATGGATACATTCGTTGAATCCTCCTGGTATTTTGAGAGATACTGCAGCGCAGATTACAATGGCGGCATGTTTGATACAAAGGCTGTTTCCTACTGGATGCCGGTTGATCAATATATCGGCGGGGTTGAGCATGCTATTTTGCATCTGCTTTATTCAAGGTATTTTACACGCGTGCTAAAAGATCTTGGACTTGTTAAATACAAGGAGCCTTTTACCAGACTGCTGACACAGGGTATGGTCTGCAAGGAGACTGCTTCCTGCTCTGAGCATGGATTTCTTTTCCCTGAAGAAGCCAAAGGCGGTTTTTGCAAAAAATGCGGCAACAAGGTCATAATAGGCCGGGTTGAAAAGATGTCCAAGTCAAAAAAGAATGTGATAGATCCGAATATTATGCTCAAAAAATACGGCGCTGATGTTACACGGCTCTTTTGTCTTTTTGCGGCTCCGCCCGAGAGGGACCTTGAATGGAGCGACCAGGGGGTTGACGGGTCATACCGTTTCCTGAATCGTATATGGAGCCTTGCGGCAGTCTGGATCGATTTGATAAAAGGGGCGATCCCTTTTAACGGCAGTCCTGACGAACTGGACGAGAGCATACGGATTTTATATAAAAAAGCCCATCAAACAATAAAAAAGGTTACCGATGATATAGAAGGCAGGTTCCATTTCAATACAGCAATCAGCGCTGTAATGGAGCTTGTTAATACCATGTACGGCATAGACCCGGCAACAAAAAGCTCTGAAGCCGCGGGAGTAATGAGATTTGCCGTGGAATCGGTTATACTGCTTTTATCACCCATAGTTCCACATTTTACTGAAGAACTCTGGGATGCCATGGAGCATAAATCCAGCGTTCTTTTGGAATCATGGCCATTATACAGAGAAGATGCTCTTGTGCAAGACAGCCTTGAAATAGTAGTGCAGGTAAACGGCAAACTTCGCAGC of the Anaerolineae bacterium genome contains:
- the bioC gene encoding malonyl-ACP O-methyltransferase BioC; the protein is MPGYKQRIKNSFSKAARTYDQYAFVQKEVGVRLIDSIQPHFFQNILEIGCGTGNYTEMLQERFPSADITAIDFSPEMISVAARKLNRKKKVRLFVNDAEGFIPENGKRYDLITSNSTFQWFADLKKGLEHYHELLTNRGMIVFSMMGPETFYELYEIMKGIYPGKVNMAAQYFMQHDDVKSLLHTVFKKVKISETLFTRRHDNILDLLRTIKHTGVNIRRNGDRILFTPALLEKAENAYIKRFGAIRVSYQVFLCEAGYIENY
- the bioD gene encoding dethiobiotin synthase, with amino-acid sequence MKNKSLFITGTNTGIGKTVICGCLARYLSRKGINVGIQKWVSTGNRNTSDDMDCCLSMLGREKEDIDNPLLLHPYTFDFPASPHLAAEMEGKEIDINKIAESYHTLVQRHDLLIVEGVGGVLVPLTQDRLLIDLVADLAIPVLIVTDSGLGTINHTLLTIEALTKRGIPILGMVFNFAGKENKIIEADNIKTISRIGKRPSFGSLSRVDSTEALIAEFEPIGKNILKALNRSWEHIIL
- the bioA gene encoding adenosylmethionine--8-amino-7-oxononanoate transaminase, whose product is MSFDLLEKDRKYIWHPYTQMKDYEKEYPVLIEKGEGCRLYDHEGNVYYDTISSWWCNVHGHNHPYIRSAIKKQLSELDHVLFAGFTHKNAILLAESLVQCSPENLSKVFYSDNGSTACEVALKMSFQFWKNKGQEKKEKFIGLENGYHGDTVGAMSVGGISVFHQTFAPLLFPAFKIPSPYCYRCPCAKKRETCAIECVDPLEELLKEHNNEIAGIILEPMMQGSGGFIIYPVEYLKRVSELADAYNIHLIVDEVATGFGRTGKMFAVEHADVKPDFMCLSKGITNGTLPLAATLTTDAIYDAFYADYTSNMTFYHGHTYTANPLSTAAGFASLEVFKKEKTLENAAAKIVTFHRIIQKFREIPIVGDVRYIGMVAAFELVRNRQTKEPFSFEDRIGLSVYKKGLKNGLILRPLGNVIYLFLPLCVTEEELMDIIDRTYGVLASLAV
- a CDS encoding pyruvate carboxyltransferase, yielding MTEYDFWKIFPKMPGKVTIGDITIRDGFQHEEKFISTAAKIFYLEELIFAGCRHIEVTNLGSSFSMPQFRDAEDLFKHLKGDRFKKQCERKGVNYDDICFTAITIRETAVDRAISLRKKGVGPDRLLMMVSTEEEHHFANSGTTLPEYWKEAERCIKKCNDAGMKMCGTVSTIWGSPIGGAKDMKEAVEFAKRWLEIGAHDIEHADHDGSASAPDVYRYFSRTLDEIPDAALHIAHFHETKRTASASVLAALQAGITSFEATLGGLGGQPANFMDDCPTKGTGEYYYKDPRYVGLITLEDTLVQIDEMGIEHGYDVDRILWLGRQMEKTIGRRLRSEAIINGRTLNEGHMEFARPGLKERKIKLGEETGQKIPGDWNPKAVLP
- a CDS encoding Hsp20/alpha crystallin family protein produces the protein MTLVRWDPFRNVATLQDRINRMFDESFLRSKDFDDEVSLASWKPTVDIYDTDDAIILKVELPGVDKEKVTVDVNDNVLTLKGERSIDKEIKEENYCRRERSFGSFHRSFTLPTAVNPEDIKATYKDGILTVEVPKPEEKKPKQITIDIK
- the leuS gene encoding leucine--tRNA ligase → MDKKYDPKTVESKWQSCWDEKGLFKCKEDPDREKYYILEMFPYPSGKIHMGHVRNYTIGDVVARYKRMRGFNVLHPMGWDAFGMPAENAAIANNTHPAGWTYDNIKSMRSQLKRIGFSYDWDREIATCRPEYYRWEQWLFLKMYEKGMVYRKESFVNWCNTCKTVLANEQVEAGMCWRCGKPVRQKKLWQWFFRITDYAEDLLAYCDKLSGWPDKVITMQKNWIGKSIGAQIRFPIENAEDNSDKIIPVFTTRQDTVFGATFMCLAPEHPLVPGLSKGTGQEDKVGEFVERMSMQDRSDKAVESYEKEGVFTGSYCINPLSNRRMPIYTANFALMEYGTGAVMSVPAHDQRDFEFAKKYGLDIIVVVKPFDKDLDADSMTEAYTGEGVMVNSSRFDGMNNKKALDEIASFLDEKGFGEKTVNFRLRDWGVSRQRYWGAPIPMVYCNKCGVVPVPEEDLPVVLPEEADLLPGGRSPLAGLDYFARTRCPKCGSPDAKRETDTMDTFVESSWYFERYCSADYNGGMFDTKAVSYWMPVDQYIGGVEHAILHLLYSRYFTRVLKDLGLVKYKEPFTRLLTQGMVCKETASCSEHGFLFPEEAKGGFCKKCGNKVIIGRVEKMSKSKKNVIDPNIMLKKYGADVTRLFCLFAAPPERDLEWSDQGVDGSYRFLNRIWSLAAVWIDLIKGAIPFNGSPDELDESIRILYKKAHQTIKKVTDDIEGRFHFNTAISAVMELVNTMYGIDPATKSSEAAGVMRFAVESVILLLSPIVPHFTEELWDAMEHKSSVLLESWPLYREDALVQDSLEIVVQVNGKLRSKFRISADADDAAIKEMALSDERAREFINDKSIKRVIVVKKKLVNIVV